The proteins below come from a single Maylandia zebra isolate NMK-2024a linkage group LG23, Mzebra_GT3a, whole genome shotgun sequence genomic window:
- the znf644b gene encoding zinc finger protein 644 isoform X2 produces the protein MSDLKLNAQEDKDVESVSDSPGRTREPLQTHTFSPKNNAAGLSSDEHENPLNGTQPNPFVYSSVPAVPHADNSLPSGALVNGPGSHPNSEVHCVLNKGTVLSNSVLDAVWQAEKDTSPEVLPPPSELQSDAWKNTVGPDVKTPATQPGVNTPLSHSEENESKLAYSTLSGDSAEQMHISQPLTKQTIKTRSPRDMERSGVSLDDYDNTEVIRWDSTRKCFLHNDRRLETKVMPQRDKKHNTHTKSMLGCLEKVNNSYRHFCSGNDVESVDTGNKDEFLGTQSDIKYSVMPFKDLSRNIALDSESHIYSTAQGGSNEENDPEDENCVSPKVEQLKAEQLERDSLFFSCTTCNVNFKEKRHFHRHMMYHLGKHNQVNSENDSQPFICGECGLLFCDSNSLMRHIIIHQDRLEKLMEEIEGLKKTEFEDGATTVPCSRCTFGCNCQKVFVQGTKTHDNLKHYYFCEECNYISLTRQTLVAHLHVAHLNTHQPQNRKMSHTNDAEGAQHVPFQCKMSFFPRRDKVVLGKHSEMPYVGKYKTMARCKPNLFKSTLKEKLDRSTEKGDIHIQKTVDNTVNCHQFKPNASCTKSMLSPYLWRIDKHGKLLLQPAEKLDVETDLTCVQEDAENNDCRAFGSLKLANRPTAAAFTARKLKLDQMFCQGSKNDPVNGSLQVQVSQNSPSMGKMTTPLHNTTERMNGNILPGLSQRLKKQCAVRELKKGCEGDDNFSDDTSEATGSFLESSENERNSYARRYLKKRQSFTAKHQSPHALKVEDDGDEDCSDIEQLIIKEEHIETTVSDDSTELPNTSPSDSFDMSPTPSVKHKPCPYCPATFESGVGLSNHVRGHLHRAGVSYNARHMVSPEQVALWDYQPRIRRKISTGMRKKAVKPGTRGQHTCPVCLECFDSKTGISNHVRGHLKRIGTKVTSSTPQKFICSNGLFLMQTSIPGKLQHVKRSLHPIKKSLVCKHMVDNLSERKKLHGEAERGTTATSSTLVELLKAKQESVELAVSQEAYATRVICEMTNDYMAKTEMTSREPNWSAGECDSKKIYIQCDSTFPTVSQLPGHIQANAHRKRIAIFEEEDYDFRKKKPRQRPELKNNNLPSLNTEMCTLTCRFCDLVFHGPFSIQEDWIRHLQRHLLHTSVPHSGRGMVEVLALHQKIQLSMSHEDPETG, from the exons CAGCAGTGTCCCTGCTGTTCCCCATGCAGACAATTCATTGCCTTCAGGAGCACTTGTTAATGGACCTGGTTCACACCCCAACTCAGAGGTACACTGTGTCCTGAACAAAGGCACTGTTTTATCCAACAGTGTCCTGGATGCCGTGTGGCAAGCGGAGAAGGACACGAGCCCCGAGGTGTTACCACCACCTAGTGAGCTTCAATCAGACGCTTGGAAGAACACAGTGGGACCCGACGTAAAAACACCGGCCACACAGCCAGGTGTCAACACGCCACTGTCTCACTCGGAGGAGAATGAGTCTAAACTGGCCTATTCCACGCTGTCAGGTGACAGTGCAGAGCAAATGCACATTAGCCAACCTTTGACAAAACagacaataaaaacaagatCTCCACGGGACATGGAACGGTCTGGAGTCTCCTTGGATGATTATGATAATACTGAAGTAATCAGGTGGGATTCAACAAGAAAATGCTTTTTGCACAACGACAGAAGGCTGGAGACCAAAGTGATGCCCCAAAGAGACAAGAAGCACAATACACACACGAAAAGCATGTTAGGCTGTCTTGAAAAGGTTAACAACAGCTACAGACATTTCTGCAGTGGTAATGATGTTGAAAGTGTTGACACTGGCAACAAAGATGAATTTTTGGGTACACAATCTGACATTAAATATTCAGTTATGCCATTCAAAGACCTTTCTCGGAACATAGCTTTAGACTCTGAGAGCCATATTTATAGCACAGCGCAGGGAGGCAGTAATGAGGAAAATGACCCTGAAGATGAAAACTGTGTTAGTCCAAAAGTGGAACAGTTGAAGGCAGAGCAACTTGAACGAGattcacttttcttttcatgCACAACATGCAATGTTAATTTCAAGGAAAAAAGACATTTCCATAGACATATGATGTATCATTTAGGCAAGCATAATCAGGTGAACAGTGAGAATGATTCACAGCCCTTTATATGCGGAGAGTGTGGGCTTTTGTTCTGTGATAGCAACTCCCTCATGAGGCACATCATTATTCACCAAGATAGGCTGGAAAAACTTATGGAGGAAATTGAAGGTCTCAAAAAGACTGAATTTGAAGATGGGGCCACCACAGTGCCGTGCTCTCGGTGCACGTTTGGTTGTAACTGCCAAAAAGTCTTTGTCCAGGGTACCAAAACACATGATAATTTGAAGCACTACTACTTTTGTGAGGAGTGTAATTACATTTCCTTGACACGGCAGACACTTGTAGCACACTTACATGTTGCACACCTCAACACACACCAGCctcaaaacaggaaaatgagtcaTACTAATGATGCAGAGGGAGCACAACATGTTCCGTTTCAgtgtaaaatgagttttttCCCAAGGAGAGACAAAGTAGTGTTAGGAAAACATTCTGAAATGCCATATGTTGGCAAATATAAAACAATGGCCCGATGTAAACCAAATCTATTTAAATCTACTTTAAAGGAAAAACTCGACCGTTCCACTGAAAAGGGGGATATTCACATTCAAAAAACTGTTGACAACACTGTAAATTGTCATCAGTTTAAACCCAATGCCAGCTGCACTAAAAGCATGCTGTCGCCATATTTGTGGAGAATCGACAAGCATGGAAAGTTACTCTTACAACCAGCAGAAAAATTGGATGTGGAAACCGATCTCACCTGTGTACAAGAAGATGCTGAAAACAATGACTGCAGGGCTTTTGGCAGCTTAAAGCTGGCAAACCGTCCTACAGCCGCTGCTTTTACAGCCAGGAAGCTTAAATTGGACCAGATGTTCTGTCAGGGAAGCAAAAATGACCCCGTAAACGGGAGTTTACAAGTACAAGTAAGCCAAAATTCTCCATCAATGGGAAAAATGACTACACCTTTGCATAACACTACTGAAAGAATGAATGGTAATATATTGCCTGGGCTTAGCCAGAGGCTTAAGAAACAGTGTGCAGTTAGGGAGTTAAAGAAAGGCTGTGAGGGTGATGATAACTTCAGTGATGACACCAGCGAAGCTACAGGCAGCTTCTTGGAAAGCAGCGAGAATGAAAGGAACTCATATGCTCGGAGGTATTTGAAAAAGAGGCAGAGCTTTACAGCCAAACACCAAAGCCCCCACGCACTCAAGGTTGAAGATGATGGAGATGAAGACTGCAGTGACATAGAACAGCTCATAATCAAAGAGGAGCACATTGAAACGACAGTGAGTGATGATTCCACAGAATTGCCTAATACATCTCCAAGTGATAGTTTTGATATGTCCCCCACACCATCAGTAAAACATAAGCCCTGTCCTTACTGTCCCGCCACGTTTGAGTCCGGAGTGGGTCTGTCCAATCACGTGCGAGGACATCTTCACAGAGCTGGGGTGAGCTACAATGCCCGGCACATGGTTTCACCGGAGCAAGTGGCGTTGTGGGACTATCAGCCAAGAATCCGCAGAAAGATTTCTACTGGCATGAGAAAAAAAG CTGTTAAGCCAGGAACTCGAGGACAACACACGTGTCCTGTGTGTTTGGAATGTTTTGATAGCAAAACTGGCATCTCTAACCATGTGAGGGGACACCTGAAACGAATAGGTACAAAGGTTACCAGCAGCA CCCCTCAGAAGTTCATCTGCAGCAATGGCCTCTTTCTGATGCAGACAAGCATCCCAGGGAAACTCCAACATGTCAAAAGGAGTCTGCATCCCATAAAGAAAAGCCTTGTGTGTAAACACATGGTAGATAACCTCTCAGAAAGGAAGAAGCTACATGGGGAAGCAGAAAGAGGCACTACAGCCACATCAAGCACTTTAGTTGAACTCCTCAAAGCCAAACAGGAAAGTGTGGAGCTTGCAGTGAGCCAAGAAGCCTATGCAACCAGGGTGATCTGTGAGATGACCAACGATTATATGGCCAAAACAGAGATGACCAGTCGGGAACCAAACTGGTCTGCTG gggAATGTGACTCAAAAAAGATTTATATTCAGTGTGACAGCACCTTCCCCACTGTTTCCCAGCTTCCTGGTCATATTCAAGCAAATGCACACAGGAAGAGGATTGCAATTTTTGAAGAAGAAG aCTATGATTTTAGGAAGAAGAAACCAAGACAAAGGCCGGagcttaaaaataataatttacctTCACTGAATACTGAGATGTGCACACTGACCTGCAG ATTCTGCGACCTAGTTTTTCATGGTCCCTTTTCCATTCAGGAGGACTGGATCAGGCATTTACAGAGGCACCTTCTACACACCAGCGTACCCCACTCAGGGAGAGGGATGGTAGAGGTTTTAGCCCTTCATCAGAAAATACAACTAAGCATGTCTCACGAGGACCCAGAAACTGGGTAG
- the znf644b gene encoding zinc finger protein 644 isoform X4, whose protein sequence is MSDLKLNAQEDKDVESVSDSPGRTREPLQTHTFSPKNNAAGLSSDEHENPLNGTQPNPFVYSSVPAVPHADNSLPSGALVNGPGSHPNSEVHCVLNKGTVLSNSVLDAVWQAEKDTSPEVLPPPSELQSDAWKNTVGPDVKTPATQPGVNTPLSHSEENESKLAYSTLSGDSAEQMHISQPLTKQTIKTRSPRDMERSGVSLDDYDNTEVIRWDSTRKCFLHNDRRLETKVMPQRDKKHNTHTKSMLGCLEKVNNSYRHFCSGNDVESVDTGNKDEFLGTQSDIKYSVMPFKDLSRNIALDSESHIYSTAQGGSNEENDPEDENCVSPKVEQLKAEQLERDSLFFSCTTCNVNFKEKRHFHRHMMYHLGKHNQVNSENDSQPFICGECGLLFCDSNSLMRHIIIHQDRLEKLMEEIEGLKKTEFEDGATTVPCSRCTFGCNCQKVFVQGTKTHDNLKHYYFCEECNYISLTRQTLVAHLHVAHLNTHQPQNRKMSHTNDAEGAQHVPFQCKMSFFPRRDKVVLGKHSEMPYVGKYKTMARCKPNLFKSTLKEKLDRSTEKGDIHIQKTVDNTVNCHQFKPNASCTKSMLSPYLWRIDKHGKLLLQPAEKLDVETDLTCVQEDAENNDCRAFGSLKLANRPTAAAFTARKLKLDQMFCQGSKNDPVNGSLQVQVSQNSPSMGKMTTPLHNTTERMNGNILPGLSQRLKKQCAVRELKKGCEGDDNFSDDTSEATGSFLESSENERNSYARRYLKKRQSFTAKHQSPHALKVEDDGDEDCSDIEQLIIKEEHIETTSGVGLSNHVRGHLHRAGVSYNARHMVSPEQVALWDYQPRIRRKISTGMRKKAVKPGTRGQHTCPVCLECFDSKTGISNHVRGHLKRIGTKVTSSSKSPLCALNELLQNKTEHWNNLLTKSQFSSQPLAPQKFICSNGLFLMQTSIPGKLQHVKRSLHPIKKSLVCKHMVDNLSERKKLHGEAERGTTATSSTLVELLKAKQESVELAVSQEAYATRVICEMTNDYMAKTEMTSREPNWSAGECDSKKIYIQCDSTFPTVSQLPGHIQANAHRKRIAIFEEEDYDFRKKKPRQRPELKNNNLPSLNTEMCTLTCRFCDLVFHGPFSIQEDWIRHLQRHLLHTSVPHSGRGMVEVLALHQKIQLSMSHEDPETG, encoded by the exons CAGCAGTGTCCCTGCTGTTCCCCATGCAGACAATTCATTGCCTTCAGGAGCACTTGTTAATGGACCTGGTTCACACCCCAACTCAGAGGTACACTGTGTCCTGAACAAAGGCACTGTTTTATCCAACAGTGTCCTGGATGCCGTGTGGCAAGCGGAGAAGGACACGAGCCCCGAGGTGTTACCACCACCTAGTGAGCTTCAATCAGACGCTTGGAAGAACACAGTGGGACCCGACGTAAAAACACCGGCCACACAGCCAGGTGTCAACACGCCACTGTCTCACTCGGAGGAGAATGAGTCTAAACTGGCCTATTCCACGCTGTCAGGTGACAGTGCAGAGCAAATGCACATTAGCCAACCTTTGACAAAACagacaataaaaacaagatCTCCACGGGACATGGAACGGTCTGGAGTCTCCTTGGATGATTATGATAATACTGAAGTAATCAGGTGGGATTCAACAAGAAAATGCTTTTTGCACAACGACAGAAGGCTGGAGACCAAAGTGATGCCCCAAAGAGACAAGAAGCACAATACACACACGAAAAGCATGTTAGGCTGTCTTGAAAAGGTTAACAACAGCTACAGACATTTCTGCAGTGGTAATGATGTTGAAAGTGTTGACACTGGCAACAAAGATGAATTTTTGGGTACACAATCTGACATTAAATATTCAGTTATGCCATTCAAAGACCTTTCTCGGAACATAGCTTTAGACTCTGAGAGCCATATTTATAGCACAGCGCAGGGAGGCAGTAATGAGGAAAATGACCCTGAAGATGAAAACTGTGTTAGTCCAAAAGTGGAACAGTTGAAGGCAGAGCAACTTGAACGAGattcacttttcttttcatgCACAACATGCAATGTTAATTTCAAGGAAAAAAGACATTTCCATAGACATATGATGTATCATTTAGGCAAGCATAATCAGGTGAACAGTGAGAATGATTCACAGCCCTTTATATGCGGAGAGTGTGGGCTTTTGTTCTGTGATAGCAACTCCCTCATGAGGCACATCATTATTCACCAAGATAGGCTGGAAAAACTTATGGAGGAAATTGAAGGTCTCAAAAAGACTGAATTTGAAGATGGGGCCACCACAGTGCCGTGCTCTCGGTGCACGTTTGGTTGTAACTGCCAAAAAGTCTTTGTCCAGGGTACCAAAACACATGATAATTTGAAGCACTACTACTTTTGTGAGGAGTGTAATTACATTTCCTTGACACGGCAGACACTTGTAGCACACTTACATGTTGCACACCTCAACACACACCAGCctcaaaacaggaaaatgagtcaTACTAATGATGCAGAGGGAGCACAACATGTTCCGTTTCAgtgtaaaatgagttttttCCCAAGGAGAGACAAAGTAGTGTTAGGAAAACATTCTGAAATGCCATATGTTGGCAAATATAAAACAATGGCCCGATGTAAACCAAATCTATTTAAATCTACTTTAAAGGAAAAACTCGACCGTTCCACTGAAAAGGGGGATATTCACATTCAAAAAACTGTTGACAACACTGTAAATTGTCATCAGTTTAAACCCAATGCCAGCTGCACTAAAAGCATGCTGTCGCCATATTTGTGGAGAATCGACAAGCATGGAAAGTTACTCTTACAACCAGCAGAAAAATTGGATGTGGAAACCGATCTCACCTGTGTACAAGAAGATGCTGAAAACAATGACTGCAGGGCTTTTGGCAGCTTAAAGCTGGCAAACCGTCCTACAGCCGCTGCTTTTACAGCCAGGAAGCTTAAATTGGACCAGATGTTCTGTCAGGGAAGCAAAAATGACCCCGTAAACGGGAGTTTACAAGTACAAGTAAGCCAAAATTCTCCATCAATGGGAAAAATGACTACACCTTTGCATAACACTACTGAAAGAATGAATGGTAATATATTGCCTGGGCTTAGCCAGAGGCTTAAGAAACAGTGTGCAGTTAGGGAGTTAAAGAAAGGCTGTGAGGGTGATGATAACTTCAGTGATGACACCAGCGAAGCTACAGGCAGCTTCTTGGAAAGCAGCGAGAATGAAAGGAACTCATATGCTCGGAGGTATTTGAAAAAGAGGCAGAGCTTTACAGCCAAACACCAAAGCCCCCACGCACTCAAGGTTGAAGATGATGGAGATGAAGACTGCAGTGACATAGAACAGCTCATAATCAAAGAGGAGCACATTGAAACGACA TCCGGAGTGGGTCTGTCCAATCACGTGCGAGGACATCTTCACAGAGCTGGGGTGAGCTACAATGCCCGGCACATGGTTTCACCGGAGCAAGTGGCGTTGTGGGACTATCAGCCAAGAATCCGCAGAAAGATTTCTACTGGCATGAGAAAAAAAG CTGTTAAGCCAGGAACTCGAGGACAACACACGTGTCCTGTGTGTTTGGAATGTTTTGATAGCAAAACTGGCATCTCTAACCATGTGAGGGGACACCTGAAACGAATAGGTACAAAGGTTACCAGCAGCAGTAAGTCTCCGCTGTGCGCACTAAATGAATTGCTACAGAACAAAACGGAACATTGGAACAACCTTCTGACTAAGAGTCAGTTCTCCTCTCAACCTTTAGCCCCTCAGAAGTTCATCTGCAGCAATGGCCTCTTTCTGATGCAGACAAGCATCCCAGGGAAACTCCAACATGTCAAAAGGAGTCTGCATCCCATAAAGAAAAGCCTTGTGTGTAAACACATGGTAGATAACCTCTCAGAAAGGAAGAAGCTACATGGGGAAGCAGAAAGAGGCACTACAGCCACATCAAGCACTTTAGTTGAACTCCTCAAAGCCAAACAGGAAAGTGTGGAGCTTGCAGTGAGCCAAGAAGCCTATGCAACCAGGGTGATCTGTGAGATGACCAACGATTATATGGCCAAAACAGAGATGACCAGTCGGGAACCAAACTGGTCTGCTG gggAATGTGACTCAAAAAAGATTTATATTCAGTGTGACAGCACCTTCCCCACTGTTTCCCAGCTTCCTGGTCATATTCAAGCAAATGCACACAGGAAGAGGATTGCAATTTTTGAAGAAGAAG aCTATGATTTTAGGAAGAAGAAACCAAGACAAAGGCCGGagcttaaaaataataatttacctTCACTGAATACTGAGATGTGCACACTGACCTGCAG ATTCTGCGACCTAGTTTTTCATGGTCCCTTTTCCATTCAGGAGGACTGGATCAGGCATTTACAGAGGCACCTTCTACACACCAGCGTACCCCACTCAGGGAGAGGGATGGTAGAGGTTTTAGCCCTTCATCAGAAAATACAACTAAGCATGTCTCACGAGGACCCAGAAACTGGGTAG
- the znf644b gene encoding zinc finger protein 644 isoform X1, producing the protein MSDLKLNAQEDKDVESVSDSPGRTREPLQTHTFSPKNNAAGLSSDEHENPLNGTQPNPFVYSSVPAVPHADNSLPSGALVNGPGSHPNSEVHCVLNKGTVLSNSVLDAVWQAEKDTSPEVLPPPSELQSDAWKNTVGPDVKTPATQPGVNTPLSHSEENESKLAYSTLSGDSAEQMHISQPLTKQTIKTRSPRDMERSGVSLDDYDNTEVIRWDSTRKCFLHNDRRLETKVMPQRDKKHNTHTKSMLGCLEKVNNSYRHFCSGNDVESVDTGNKDEFLGTQSDIKYSVMPFKDLSRNIALDSESHIYSTAQGGSNEENDPEDENCVSPKVEQLKAEQLERDSLFFSCTTCNVNFKEKRHFHRHMMYHLGKHNQVNSENDSQPFICGECGLLFCDSNSLMRHIIIHQDRLEKLMEEIEGLKKTEFEDGATTVPCSRCTFGCNCQKVFVQGTKTHDNLKHYYFCEECNYISLTRQTLVAHLHVAHLNTHQPQNRKMSHTNDAEGAQHVPFQCKMSFFPRRDKVVLGKHSEMPYVGKYKTMARCKPNLFKSTLKEKLDRSTEKGDIHIQKTVDNTVNCHQFKPNASCTKSMLSPYLWRIDKHGKLLLQPAEKLDVETDLTCVQEDAENNDCRAFGSLKLANRPTAAAFTARKLKLDQMFCQGSKNDPVNGSLQVQVSQNSPSMGKMTTPLHNTTERMNGNILPGLSQRLKKQCAVRELKKGCEGDDNFSDDTSEATGSFLESSENERNSYARRYLKKRQSFTAKHQSPHALKVEDDGDEDCSDIEQLIIKEEHIETTVSDDSTELPNTSPSDSFDMSPTPSVKHKPCPYCPATFESGVGLSNHVRGHLHRAGVSYNARHMVSPEQVALWDYQPRIRRKISTGMRKKAVKPGTRGQHTCPVCLECFDSKTGISNHVRGHLKRIGTKVTSSSKSPLCALNELLQNKTEHWNNLLTKSQFSSQPLAPQKFICSNGLFLMQTSIPGKLQHVKRSLHPIKKSLVCKHMVDNLSERKKLHGEAERGTTATSSTLVELLKAKQESVELAVSQEAYATRVICEMTNDYMAKTEMTSREPNWSAGECDSKKIYIQCDSTFPTVSQLPGHIQANAHRKRIAIFEEEDYDFRKKKPRQRPELKNNNLPSLNTEMCTLTCRFCDLVFHGPFSIQEDWIRHLQRHLLHTSVPHSGRGMVEVLALHQKIQLSMSHEDPETG; encoded by the exons CAGCAGTGTCCCTGCTGTTCCCCATGCAGACAATTCATTGCCTTCAGGAGCACTTGTTAATGGACCTGGTTCACACCCCAACTCAGAGGTACACTGTGTCCTGAACAAAGGCACTGTTTTATCCAACAGTGTCCTGGATGCCGTGTGGCAAGCGGAGAAGGACACGAGCCCCGAGGTGTTACCACCACCTAGTGAGCTTCAATCAGACGCTTGGAAGAACACAGTGGGACCCGACGTAAAAACACCGGCCACACAGCCAGGTGTCAACACGCCACTGTCTCACTCGGAGGAGAATGAGTCTAAACTGGCCTATTCCACGCTGTCAGGTGACAGTGCAGAGCAAATGCACATTAGCCAACCTTTGACAAAACagacaataaaaacaagatCTCCACGGGACATGGAACGGTCTGGAGTCTCCTTGGATGATTATGATAATACTGAAGTAATCAGGTGGGATTCAACAAGAAAATGCTTTTTGCACAACGACAGAAGGCTGGAGACCAAAGTGATGCCCCAAAGAGACAAGAAGCACAATACACACACGAAAAGCATGTTAGGCTGTCTTGAAAAGGTTAACAACAGCTACAGACATTTCTGCAGTGGTAATGATGTTGAAAGTGTTGACACTGGCAACAAAGATGAATTTTTGGGTACACAATCTGACATTAAATATTCAGTTATGCCATTCAAAGACCTTTCTCGGAACATAGCTTTAGACTCTGAGAGCCATATTTATAGCACAGCGCAGGGAGGCAGTAATGAGGAAAATGACCCTGAAGATGAAAACTGTGTTAGTCCAAAAGTGGAACAGTTGAAGGCAGAGCAACTTGAACGAGattcacttttcttttcatgCACAACATGCAATGTTAATTTCAAGGAAAAAAGACATTTCCATAGACATATGATGTATCATTTAGGCAAGCATAATCAGGTGAACAGTGAGAATGATTCACAGCCCTTTATATGCGGAGAGTGTGGGCTTTTGTTCTGTGATAGCAACTCCCTCATGAGGCACATCATTATTCACCAAGATAGGCTGGAAAAACTTATGGAGGAAATTGAAGGTCTCAAAAAGACTGAATTTGAAGATGGGGCCACCACAGTGCCGTGCTCTCGGTGCACGTTTGGTTGTAACTGCCAAAAAGTCTTTGTCCAGGGTACCAAAACACATGATAATTTGAAGCACTACTACTTTTGTGAGGAGTGTAATTACATTTCCTTGACACGGCAGACACTTGTAGCACACTTACATGTTGCACACCTCAACACACACCAGCctcaaaacaggaaaatgagtcaTACTAATGATGCAGAGGGAGCACAACATGTTCCGTTTCAgtgtaaaatgagttttttCCCAAGGAGAGACAAAGTAGTGTTAGGAAAACATTCTGAAATGCCATATGTTGGCAAATATAAAACAATGGCCCGATGTAAACCAAATCTATTTAAATCTACTTTAAAGGAAAAACTCGACCGTTCCACTGAAAAGGGGGATATTCACATTCAAAAAACTGTTGACAACACTGTAAATTGTCATCAGTTTAAACCCAATGCCAGCTGCACTAAAAGCATGCTGTCGCCATATTTGTGGAGAATCGACAAGCATGGAAAGTTACTCTTACAACCAGCAGAAAAATTGGATGTGGAAACCGATCTCACCTGTGTACAAGAAGATGCTGAAAACAATGACTGCAGGGCTTTTGGCAGCTTAAAGCTGGCAAACCGTCCTACAGCCGCTGCTTTTACAGCCAGGAAGCTTAAATTGGACCAGATGTTCTGTCAGGGAAGCAAAAATGACCCCGTAAACGGGAGTTTACAAGTACAAGTAAGCCAAAATTCTCCATCAATGGGAAAAATGACTACACCTTTGCATAACACTACTGAAAGAATGAATGGTAATATATTGCCTGGGCTTAGCCAGAGGCTTAAGAAACAGTGTGCAGTTAGGGAGTTAAAGAAAGGCTGTGAGGGTGATGATAACTTCAGTGATGACACCAGCGAAGCTACAGGCAGCTTCTTGGAAAGCAGCGAGAATGAAAGGAACTCATATGCTCGGAGGTATTTGAAAAAGAGGCAGAGCTTTACAGCCAAACACCAAAGCCCCCACGCACTCAAGGTTGAAGATGATGGAGATGAAGACTGCAGTGACATAGAACAGCTCATAATCAAAGAGGAGCACATTGAAACGACAGTGAGTGATGATTCCACAGAATTGCCTAATACATCTCCAAGTGATAGTTTTGATATGTCCCCCACACCATCAGTAAAACATAAGCCCTGTCCTTACTGTCCCGCCACGTTTGAGTCCGGAGTGGGTCTGTCCAATCACGTGCGAGGACATCTTCACAGAGCTGGGGTGAGCTACAATGCCCGGCACATGGTTTCACCGGAGCAAGTGGCGTTGTGGGACTATCAGCCAAGAATCCGCAGAAAGATTTCTACTGGCATGAGAAAAAAAG CTGTTAAGCCAGGAACTCGAGGACAACACACGTGTCCTGTGTGTTTGGAATGTTTTGATAGCAAAACTGGCATCTCTAACCATGTGAGGGGACACCTGAAACGAATAGGTACAAAGGTTACCAGCAGCAGTAAGTCTCCGCTGTGCGCACTAAATGAATTGCTACAGAACAAAACGGAACATTGGAACAACCTTCTGACTAAGAGTCAGTTCTCCTCTCAACCTTTAGCCCCTCAGAAGTTCATCTGCAGCAATGGCCTCTTTCTGATGCAGACAAGCATCCCAGGGAAACTCCAACATGTCAAAAGGAGTCTGCATCCCATAAAGAAAAGCCTTGTGTGTAAACACATGGTAGATAACCTCTCAGAAAGGAAGAAGCTACATGGGGAAGCAGAAAGAGGCACTACAGCCACATCAAGCACTTTAGTTGAACTCCTCAAAGCCAAACAGGAAAGTGTGGAGCTTGCAGTGAGCCAAGAAGCCTATGCAACCAGGGTGATCTGTGAGATGACCAACGATTATATGGCCAAAACAGAGATGACCAGTCGGGAACCAAACTGGTCTGCTG gggAATGTGACTCAAAAAAGATTTATATTCAGTGTGACAGCACCTTCCCCACTGTTTCCCAGCTTCCTGGTCATATTCAAGCAAATGCACACAGGAAGAGGATTGCAATTTTTGAAGAAGAAG aCTATGATTTTAGGAAGAAGAAACCAAGACAAAGGCCGGagcttaaaaataataatttacctTCACTGAATACTGAGATGTGCACACTGACCTGCAG ATTCTGCGACCTAGTTTTTCATGGTCCCTTTTCCATTCAGGAGGACTGGATCAGGCATTTACAGAGGCACCTTCTACACACCAGCGTACCCCACTCAGGGAGAGGGATGGTAGAGGTTTTAGCCCTTCATCAGAAAATACAACTAAGCATGTCTCACGAGGACCCAGAAACTGGGTAG